Within the Phaseolus vulgaris cultivar G19833 chromosome 9, P. vulgaris v2.0, whole genome shotgun sequence genome, the region TTGTAAAAGTGCTATCATTTAGTTTCTCCAAgagttgattttattttatgcatAAGTTAATTTGAGTTTTGTGGGAGAAACTTCTTTAGTTTTCcttcatatttttttccttattaGGATTCATGAAAAAGTTTATCGAAATAGAATCGTACTAGTATGTATTCATTCTTTGCCCTATTTCTATCATAGAGATTGTATATGTCTAAGTGTAGTTTAATCTTTGATTTCACTTATCTATGTTGCAACATGGTAGTTACAGTTACGTGGAAAAATATTATGAGTCTTTTATTTGCGGAGGAATATGGCGGTCAATTCCAgttttttcttttcctatacTTTTGCGAGGGTGCCAATTGGATGGTGGCTTATTATGTGTTTGTCACACTGTTGAATAGCTGGATTGAATTCGGATGAATATTATTTAATCAGAAAAGAggaaatttatgttattttatccATTTTGGCAGGTCCAATTCTCCTGGAGGATTATCATCTTGTGGAAAAGCTTGCAAACTTTGACAGGGAACGGATCCCAGAACGTGTTGTCCATGCCAGGGGAGCTAGTGCAAAGGGTTTCTTTGAGGTCACACATGACGTTTCTCACCTGACATGTGCAGATTTCCTTCGAGCTCCTGGAGTTCAGACACCAGTAATTGTCCGTTTTTCAACTGTCATCCATGAGCGTGGTAGCCCTGAAACTTTGAGGGACCCTCGAGGTTTTGCTGTGAAATTTTACACCAGAGAGGTATTGATTAATGAACGTATTGCATGTTTTAGAACAtgtttatgaaattttttccaAAACATTTCAGCTGCAGTTGGTGAAAAATAACCTGTTTAAAACTAAGCTCCTTGTATAGCTTAAACTCAACTTTCTTGTACAGAGACAACTAGAAGAATCAAATATTTAGTTTAACCTGTAAAGAAATCTTCACTGTAACTGAGGGTGCTAGTTGAGTATTTGAAAAGCCATAAAGTTTTAGAAAGAAGGAAATATGGCAGTAGTAGTACTTTGGTATTGTACATTATTCCAAATTTTTCCTTGTGAAACAGGGTAACTTCGATCTTGTTGGAAACAACCTTCCCGTCTTCTTTGTACGCGATGGCATGAAGTTTCCAGATATGGTCCATGCTCTTAAACCCAACCCTAAAAACCACATCCAGGAGAATTGGAGGATCCTTgacttcttctctcactttccGGAAAGCCTTCACATGTTCTcctttttatttgatgatttggGTGTTCCACAAGATTACAGGCATATGGATGGTTTTGGAGTTAACACATATACCTTGATCAGCAAGGCTGGGAAAGCAGTGTATGTGAAATTTCACTGGAAGACCGTGAGTGGTGTGAAGTGTCTattggaggaagaggccattaAGGTGGGAGGAGCCAACCATAGCCATGCTACTCAAGACCTTCATGATTCCATTGCTGCTGGTAACTATCCTGAGTGGAAACTGTTCATTCAGACAATAGATCCTGCACACGAAGACAAATTTGACTTTGACCCTCTTGATGTAACCAAAACTTGGCCCGAGGACATTATACCCTTGCAGCCTGTTGGTCGCTTGGTCCTGAATAAGAACATAGATAACTTCTTCGCCGAGAATGAGCAACTTGCATTTTGCCCTGCCATAGTGGTTCCTGGTGTATATTACTCAGATGATAAGATGCTTCAAACCAGGATATTCTCTTATGCCGATTCACAGAGGCACAGGCTTGGACCAAACTATCTGCAACTTCCTGCCAATGCTCCCAAGTGTGCTCACCACAACAATCACCATGAAGGTTTCATGAATTTCATCCACAGGGATGAGGAGGTAACTTAAGgttttaattcttatattttcttatttgtttcCTGCATGAGAAGCCGGTTGCCTTGTTAACTACATTATTGCTGTTAATTCACGCACATTCTGATTGGGTGATATTGCTATCAATTCTGTAgttattattacatttttttttcttgggaCTAAACCTTGCCAATTTATAGGTCAATTACTTCCCTTCGAGGTATGATTCTGTTCGTCATGCAGAAAGTTTCCCCATACCTCCTGCTATCTGCTCTGGAAGGCGTGAAAAGGTTAGATTTTATCAATTGGGTAATGCAAATGTGGAGCATCTGTTAGCAAAGGAATCCACCTGCCATGGGTTTCGGTTTTGATTGCGTAGTTCCTTtcagtttttgtttttctaagaAACCAAATTACACATTTTATAATTCTAataaaaatttctgaaaattcaAACTTCAAAGCATTAGTCAAAACGTGTATTCCTTTGATATGCTTTTCTATTCTAATCTGTTAGACAAAATACTGTTGCTGagcaaatatataaaattgatcCGACGAGAAAGGAAACAAATAAGTGGACCCATAGCATTGTTAAATGTTTCTTCATTGTAGAAGAAACAAATCACACATTGCTTTTGGATAGAAGAGATTAATGCTCTATAAACAAATGAcaagattttgaaaaacaataaatagCTCTGGTCAAAACTATTGAAATGCTGCCGATATTAGTTAGTGCAAGAATGTATGAACAGCTCTACTCCTTAATGCAGTGTGGAATTGAGAAGGAGAACAACTTCAAGCAGGCTGGAGAGAGATTCCGATCTTGGGCACCTGACAGGTTCCTGTTATAAACTACTGATATGTTCAATAGGAAATATGTGATATGTTCAATAGGAAATATGTTTGGTGATGTCTGATGTCGGGTTTTCTCTTCTGTGCAGGCAAGATAGATTTATCCGCCGATGGGTTGATGCTTTATCTGACCCACGTGTCACCCATGAAATCCGCAGCGTCTGGATATCATACTGGTCTCAGGTGAGATAATGAGATTTAGATTTTAGGCATGTTAATTTATCAGTACTGGGTATGGTTTGCTCACATGATGTTCTTTTCTTGGAATTGTCATGCAGGCTGACCGTTCTCTTGGCCAAAAGATAGCATCTCATCTGAACATGAGGCCAAACATTTAATGTTGTTGCCAACCCCAGAATGATTGCGAGAGTTGCGGTCGTGTAAAGAGTACCATAAGGATGTCATTTTGAAACCTTTGGAAGGACTAATCCTTTTCTTGCATTATTATGTTGTATAACTCATTGGATTCCATGCATGCAACTCGTTGAGCTATCTCGATGCCGTTTGTGTGTTAGTATTTATTTACCTTATCGGCATGTTTCCCTGCTATTGTTGTGGACTATGTGTTCCTCCTTGTTATTCTATTAAgaaagtattaaataaaaacagtaacGATAATTTGAAATTATTCTAAACTTTTATTACCATATATACATCTAAGCACATATGATTCAATTGTTAGAGATAGTCTGACATGATCGGCTGGAAATTTAGATTAGAAACGCAATGGGTCCAATGAAGCTGCTTCATATTATTGTTTTTCGGGTTTGTTCAAAAATCAATATGAAAATCGACCAATAACATAATGTCAACATGAATTTGTAGGGTGGCTTGTGTTGATTTGAACTTCCATTCTTCCTATCATTTAACATGTATGGCTTTAGTTTCTACAATCTCTTGGAGAAACTGATTGAAGGAATAATAGTTATAAAAGTTGTAGAATCTAATTgaacaaaataagaaataagagaactgatgtattttatttgatttaattcaaccaaaaaataaaataaaaataaaaatatatatatatatatatatataaataaataaataaaattataactatGAGCAATAACTAACCACTAATACAATACTAACAATCCTGTAAACACTTTCAATACCACTACTAACAATCCTGTAAACACTTTCAATACCACTACTAACAATCCTGTAAACACTTTCAATACCACTAGATCACTAAGTACTATTGTAAACAATTTAAgactaattcaaattttaataaaatatgaattaacaACCAACATCCTTTCTTAATTCTAATTTGAAACAACCTTCATGCTCAATATATCTCTTAACTTGATAAAAGCATTGATCTTTAATGACTTAGTGAGAATATCAGCAATCTGATCTTCTGATCTGTAGTATTCtaatttgatcatgttcttcccaacttggtcttgcaggaagtgatatcgaatatcaacgtgtttacttctttgatgaaaaaccggattctttgcaagattaattgcagagaCATTGTCCACATAAATCTTGATTGGAACATCTAGATTAAAAtcaatttgagtcatgatattgttgAGCCAAACTGATTGACAAACATTTGTTGTTGCTACATACTCAGCTTCGCAAGTAGATAATACTGTTTCTTTGATGATCACAAGCAAACAGTCTTTTCGATCATAAAACAATGACTACTTGTGTTCTTCCTCTCGTCTGAATCTCCACCCAATCATTGTTTGAGTATCCAACgatctcaatctttttaaataaAGGGTAAAATAAACCAAAAGTATTTTAGTACCTTTGATGTAACGTATAACTCTCTTTACAACTTGTAAATGAACTTGTCGAGGTGCTTCATGTATCAACTGACCAATTCTACAACATAACATATGTCGGGTCTAGTACACGTGAGATATCTACAACAATCTGCTTAAAGTATGTTGCATATATAGTTCGCTCGTCACCTTCCTTTGTAAGTTTAATTCTAGTTTCAATTGGAGTCTTAACTGAGTTTGAATCCTCCATCTTAAACTTCTTTAAAAACTCAACAGTAAATTACTTCTGATGAATGAAAATTTCATCGTCTCCTTGGATGTTCAATTCCCAAAAAGTAGGACATAAGATTAAGATCAGTCATTTCAAATTCCTTCATCATGATATGCTTGAAGTTAATCATTTTGAGATTACTTCTTGTAAAAATTacatcatcaacataaagacaTAAAATTAACAAATCTCCATAATCATTAGTCTTTACATCAAGACCATGATCTTATGCACATTTTTTAAATCCAGTGGCATGAAGAAATGAATCAATCCTTTTGTTCCAAGTTCTTGGTGCCTGTTTAAGATCACATAAAGCCTTAGTTAGTTTGTACACCTTCTCCTCTTTGCCAGATTGTATGAAATTCGACGACTACTTTACATAAACCTCTTCATCAAGTGGGTCGTTTAAAAACGCAAACTTGACGTTAATTTGGTGAATTTTCTATTTCCTTTGTGTAGTTAAAGCAATGATTAATCTCATTGTTTCCATTCAAGCTATAGGAGAAAATATTTCTTCATAATCATAGCCTTCTCTTTGCTCGAATCCCTTTGCCACTAACCTTGCTTTGTATTTATCAATCTTACCATTTGCTTTCGCTTTAATCTTATACACCTTCAAGATTacgaagtaaatcttgatgatgagttgatgacaatggagaattggttcactttgcttttcttgtaGATTCAAAACTCGTGAGACTTGCAGATGTCATTCAACACCCCAAAAGACAAAAGGCtgcgattgagaaaaacaatacatGGCAACTTACTGATCTTCCAAAAGGACACAAAGCAATTGATGTGAATTGtctacccaattatcagtccctattcttgatggaaaaaattacaatcatTGGTGCGTGCagatgagagttttgtttgattatcatgagttatgggatgtcATTGAAAgtggagtgtctgcattagCTGCTAATGCAATTGAGGCGCAACGAGTAGCGCTTCGTGaccaaaagaagaaggaaaagaaggatttgtatctcatccatcaagggatgaatgacgagacgTTTGAGCAGATAGAAAGAGCAACAACTGCAAATGAGGCTTGAACCgttttgtcaaccaattataaaggtgatgacaagatcaagagggtgcgtcttcaaactttaagacgccaatatgaactgttgcagatggaaaccacagagactgttgatgtctatataaatagAATTCTTTGCTTGACAAATCAagatgaagaccaatggtgaaacacattcagagcaggcaaaggtggagaagattttgaggtttttaactcccagatttgaacatgttgccgcaattgaagaggccaatgaaCTTTCAACAATAATAGTAAGGTTATTGTCCGGTTCTCTACGAGCGCATAgtaagattgaaaaaccaattgaacaggTTACAAGCACAAGCTtcaattggtagctcctatcataaacaCGGTAGTTCACGAGGCAGAGGACGGGGACACAGTGGTAGCTATTCCAACAAAGGACGTGGTGGCCAAAACCATGGAGGTGTTAAGCAAAATAGCACTGGTTTCGATCACAATTCGAGTTCAAATAACTCTTGACACGGAGGACGTGGTCGCGGAGGACGTAAGGGCATGCATAATAAATCAAATATGGAATGTTATAACTGCTATAAGCGCGACCATTAAGCAAATGAGTGCATATCAAAAGGTGATAATTATGctgccaattgtgctcaagaagacCGTAATCATGAATAAGATGAAAATGATCATGCAGTACTAATGGTAGCCACAACAAATGAAACTCCAAATaatcagacttggtatttggatacaggttgcacaaatcatatgtgtggtcagAAGGAGCTGTTTGCAGGTTCGTTTTAGTGACTGGAAAAAGGGtgaattcttatcacattgaagaatggtgatcacaagtatatctatgatgttttctatgtacctgatatgaaaagtaatttgttgagtatgggACAGTTGGCCGAAAAGGGTTacgtgatgcacatagttgaaaatcaattctcaatttttgataaagaaggtagtttgattcttaaaacctttttatcaaaaaagcGCATGTTTCCATTAGATTTTaatatgggtgatttcaagttcttgaatgcaatagtgaataatgaatcgtggttatgACATTTATGGtttgggcacttaaattttcagaatTTCGAAAATCTCTCCAAACGAAATTTAGAGAATGACTTACCCCATATTCGCcaccctgatcaattgtgtgagtctttcatttttggaaagaatcacaggataccatttgttaaAGAGTCTTGGCGTGCGAAattcctttggagcttgttcatacagatgtttATGACCCAATGAACATATCATTAATTAGAGGCAATAagtaacctttattgatgatttttcaagaaaaatctggatttatctattgaaaagcaaggatgaggtatttcactgctttaaaatatttaaagcatttgttgaaagataGAGTGGCAGACtaattaagatggtgcgtagtgatggatggggtgagtacaagtctaatgagttcaagaagcactgtgaagaacttgggttgcacCATAACATAACATGTCCATACACACCATAACATAacatggcgaggagcatgcttaaagcgaaaggtatgccaaataATTTTTGGGTTGAGGCTGTAACATGTGcgatatatttgataaacagatcacccacttggagtgttcctaacacaactccgattAAGGCATGGAgcggattcaaacccaatgttcaacacttgaaggtatttgggtcaattacttatgctcatgtccccaaggcagcaagatcaaagttggatgataaggtagtgaagaccattttcattggatataagcatgaaggatacaaactgtacaatccaatgacaaagaagcTGATTGTCCGTCGCgatgttacatttgccgaagatggggaatgacaatggaatgcAACAAGTGAAATGGATTTGAAAAAAcgatatatttacattttaatatcaagaataaatttataaacttacattttccactttaaaaatcatttttaaattcttttctAATATCACATTACTTACAAATTTCGATAAagttattaaagaaataaataattgtaatagttatatttatgaaatgaccaatattttttcatatactGTTGTaaagttatattatattttaaagttatattatattttaagagTATAAATGCAAAACACTCATGTTCTATGTGGATATCTCTCATAATCTTTGTATATCCCCATAGCTGAGTAAGCAAGTGCTACAAACCTTTGAGACTAGAGATAAGAGATAATGTACCCAGGGAATCTTTGCATAGGTGAGaggaaagaaaaatttatataactttCTTCCTTGCATATTTTTCTCCAAAAACATGTTGatccaaataaaattttcttaCATCTGTGTTGTCACTTCATCGGCGAATCTAAACACATCATTACAAAAGTTATGGCATTGTTAGATTATTAGTATGTTAGTTAGACTCTGGTGCAAGTGtaatatcttttttattctcaatCTCATATGTTACTGTActggtaggcaccggacgaacgcacgtggccgaccggccttatacactaaatggaaacgaacgcacgtggccgaccggccgtgtacacaataaatgtaagggcatttatgtgacaagctaaggtggttaagatacacctccgaagaata harbors:
- the LOC137821182 gene encoding catalase-4, translated to MDPYKHRPSSAFNSPFWTTNSGAPVYNNNSSLTVGARGPILLEDYHLVEKLANFDRERIPERVVHARGASAKGFFEVTHDVSHLTCADFLRAPGVQTPVIVRFSTVIHERGSPETLRDPRGFAVKFYTREGNFDLVGNNLPVFFVRDGMKFPDMVHALKPNPKNHIQENWRILDFFSHFPESLHMFSFLFDDLGVPQDYRHMDGFGVNTYTLISKAGKAVYVKFHWKTVSGVKCLLEEEAIKVGGANHSHATQDLHDSIAAGNYPEWKLFIQTIDPAHEDKFDFDPLDVTKTWPEDIIPLQPVGRLVLNKNIDNFFAENEQLAFCPAIVVPGVYYSDDKMLQTRIFSYADSQRHRLGPNYLQLPANAPKCAHHNNHHEGFMNFIHRDEEVNYFPSRYDSVRHAESFPIPPAICSGRREKCGIEKENNFKQAGERFRSWAPDRQDRFIRRWVDALSDPRVTHEIRSVWISYWSQADRSLGQKIASHLNMRPNI